Proteins co-encoded in one Bacillus infantis NRRL B-14911 genomic window:
- the cysE gene encoding serine O-acetyltransferase, whose amino-acid sequence MFRRLKEDIEVVFDQDPAARSYIEVILTYSGVHAIWAHRLAHALFKRKFYFWARVVSQISRFFTGIEIHPGAKIGRRFFIDHGMGVVIGETCEIGDNVTVFQGVTLGGTGKEKGKRHPTIKDNALIATGAKVLGSITIGENSKVGAGSVVLRDVPPNSTVVGIPGKVVIKDGVKLKKDLNHSDLPDPVSDRLVEMEKKLQEMQVELEDLRRERSLK is encoded by the coding sequence ATGTTCCGAAGGCTTAAAGAGGATATAGAGGTGGTTTTTGACCAGGACCCCGCAGCCAGGAGTTATATTGAAGTTATACTTACGTATTCCGGAGTCCATGCCATATGGGCACATCGGCTGGCACATGCCCTGTTCAAAAGGAAATTCTATTTTTGGGCCCGGGTTGTTTCCCAGATCAGCCGATTCTTCACCGGTATTGAGATCCACCCTGGTGCAAAAATCGGCCGGCGTTTCTTCATTGACCACGGCATGGGCGTAGTGATCGGCGAGACATGCGAAATAGGCGATAATGTGACGGTGTTCCAGGGAGTCACCCTCGGCGGGACCGGCAAGGAAAAAGGAAAACGCCACCCGACCATCAAAGATAATGCCCTGATAGCCACCGGTGCGAAGGTTTTAGGTTCCATCACCATCGGCGAGAACTCGAAAGTGGGAGCGGGGTCGGTCGTCCTTAGGGATGTTCCCCCCAATTCAACGGTAGTGGGGATTCCGGGCAAGGTGGTCATCAAAGATGGCGTAAAGCTTAAGAAGGATCTCAACCACAGCGATCTGCCCGATCCAGTGAGCGACAGGCTGGTCGAGATGGAGAAGAAGCTTCAGGAGATGCAGGTCGAACTGGAGGATTTGAGAAGAGAAAGGAGCCTTAAATAA